In Actinomycetota bacterium, the following proteins share a genomic window:
- the wecB gene encoding UDP-N-acetylglucosamine 2-epimerase (non-hydrolyzing), which translates to MRRLSVISVVGARPQFVKAAPVCRALREAHDELLVHSGQHYDYAMSDVFFEQLGIPKPDFNLAVGSGSHARQTGEMMPMLEELFIEKNPDLVVVYGDTNTTLAAGLAAAKLSIPVAHVEAGLRSFNRSMPEEINRVLVDHVSELLLCPTRVSVANLTAEGITNGVHLVGDVMLDTAKFFAEHVDPSQALEQYGVKAGEYYFATVHRAGNSDSKSRLQEIISAFSRLELPVLWAIHPRTSKNLEDFGLGESVASAENLIVVPPISYIDTVSLLRSAKGILTDSGGMQKEAYFFGVPCVTMREETEWTETVELGWNTLAGADSDRIVAAVSAMSKPAAKPSVYGDGNAAVQIVEAIEARFGG; encoded by the coding sequence GTGAGGCGACTTTCGGTCATATCGGTTGTAGGAGCCAGACCGCAGTTCGTGAAGGCCGCACCGGTCTGCCGCGCTCTGCGAGAGGCTCACGATGAGCTGCTTGTCCACTCCGGTCAGCACTACGATTATGCGATGTCAGATGTGTTCTTCGAGCAGCTAGGCATTCCAAAGCCCGACTTCAATCTTGCGGTCGGGTCTGGCTCACACGCCAGACAGACCGGCGAGATGATGCCTATGCTAGAGGAGCTTTTCATCGAGAAGAACCCCGACCTGGTGGTCGTCTATGGCGACACCAACACGACCCTGGCAGCAGGACTAGCAGCGGCGAAGCTTAGCATCCCCGTGGCACATGTCGAGGCAGGATTGCGCTCGTTCAACCGCTCGATGCCAGAGGAGATAAACCGCGTTCTGGTCGATCACGTCTCGGAGCTTCTTCTTTGTCCCACCCGTGTATCCGTAGCCAATCTAACGGCCGAAGGCATCACCAATGGAGTCCATCTGGTCGGTGACGTGATGCTGGATACAGCGAAGTTCTTTGCCGAGCACGTGGATCCATCGCAAGCGCTGGAGCAATATGGGGTGAAAGCCGGCGAGTATTACTTCGCCACGGTACATCGCGCTGGCAACAGTGATAGCAAGTCACGCCTCCAAGAGATCATCTCGGCGTTTTCGCGTCTTGAGCTGCCGGTGCTGTGGGCGATCCATCCCCGAACCAGCAAGAATCTTGAGGACTTCGGTCTTGGTGAGAGTGTCGCATCCGCAGAAAACCTCATCGTTGTACCCCCGATCTCATATATCGACACGGTCTCGTTGCTACGAAGCGCGAAGGGAATTCTCACCGATTCGGGCGGGATGCAAAAAGAGGCATACTTCTTCGGCGTGCCTTGTGTGACCATGCGCGAGGAGACCGAGTGGACCGAGACTGTCGAGCTGGGCTGGAACACGCTTGCCGGAGCAGACAGCGACAGGATCGTCGCGGCGGTTTCCGCGATGTCCAAGCCTGCGGCGAAGCCCTCGGTTTACGGTGACGGCAATGCTGCGGTGCAGATCGTGGAAGCGATTGAAGCAAGGTTCGGAGGCTGA
- a CDS encoding DUF4330 domain-containing protein: protein MNPPSNRTIALIVLAVITIGGAAAFILDGLADGVSDEREVRITVVVSGAHPDVAQAVSVGDRVYGQPAGMFVGEVLEATATPTMRANPDAAGVLQASPDPLTRDITLVIVTQGRESPDFIAIGTQVVQVGMPFTVSSREYQVRGRIAQIDVR from the coding sequence ATGAATCCCCCATCGAATAGAACAATTGCTTTGATTGTGCTTGCTGTCATCACCATCGGCGGAGCTGCCGCCTTCATCCTAGACGGCCTAGCCGACGGCGTCTCCGATGAGAGAGAGGTGCGCATCACCGTCGTCGTGTCAGGCGCCCATCCTGATGTTGCACAAGCCGTATCCGTTGGTGATCGAGTTTACGGCCAGCCCGCGGGCATGTTCGTAGGCGAGGTACTGGAGGCCACAGCCACCCCGACAATGCGGGCTAATCCTGACGCAGCAGGGGTTCTCCAGGCGTCACCCGACCCGCTTACTAGGGATATCACACTCGTCATTGTGACGCAGGGTCGCGAGAGCCCCGATTTCATCGCTATCGGTACACAGGTGGTGCAGGTCGGTATGCCGTTCACAGTTTCCTCTAGGGAGTATCAGGTTCGCGGGAGGATTGCGCAAATAGATGTTCGCTAA
- a CDS encoding LCP family protein, with translation MRLRRRIIVSGVALGVVLLVGLAAGLLFISGINDRLQARMTTDERAVELLEESKTIERDDPFYALMIGVDSRQEGERARADTIIVARIDPIQQSAVLISIPRDTYVDIPGHGKTKINAATAYGGASLAIETVRDFTGLPISHYIEVDFAGFKEVVDAVGGVTVNVPSRVNDMEAASYVRSAAVIEAGEQRLDGAKALTFVRTRDFPTGDLQRIENQQVFLRALLDEFFKAQNALRIPFMANAVAQQVTTDMSVGELVGLANQMRGMQGSAFQTVTMPGAPKRIGNGSFIVADEEAFAAILARVKAGQPLEDPASAPATQVAPEEVSVAVRNGAGIAGVANDAAARLRAGRYNVADVGNMNQFVYDETLVVYKAENEQLAQMVLATIGQGRVLHYRGMYAFDTDVLVVVGKDWQMGRTPPSRGATQD, from the coding sequence ATGCGGCTTCGGCGAAGGATTATCGTTTCCGGTGTCGCCCTAGGTGTCGTTCTGCTCGTTGGGCTGGCGGCCGGATTGCTGTTCATCTCTGGCATCAACGATCGCCTGCAGGCACGGATGACAACCGATGAACGCGCCGTTGAGTTGCTTGAGGAAAGCAAGACCATTGAGCGGGACGATCCCTTCTACGCATTGATGATCGGAGTCGACAGCCGTCAGGAAGGCGAACGTGCACGAGCAGATACGATCATCGTGGCCAGAATCGACCCGATACAGCAGTCCGCAGTTCTGATCTCGATTCCTCGTGATACTTATGTCGACATCCCCGGACACGGCAAAACTAAGATAAATGCAGCTACCGCCTATGGTGGAGCATCGCTTGCCATCGAGACCGTACGCGATTTCACAGGGCTACCGATAAGCCACTACATCGAGGTCGACTTCGCCGGCTTCAAAGAGGTCGTCGATGCAGTCGGCGGAGTCACGGTCAATGTCCCTAGTCGTGTCAATGATATGGAGGCGGCCAGCTACGTCAGATCAGCGGCCGTGATTGAAGCAGGGGAGCAGCGTCTGGACGGAGCGAAAGCGCTTACCTTTGTAAGGACACGAGACTTCCCCACGGGTGATCTTCAGCGCATCGAGAACCAGCAGGTCTTCTTGCGTGCCCTCTTGGATGAGTTCTTCAAAGCGCAGAATGCCCTGCGGATACCATTTATGGCCAATGCGGTAGCCCAGCAGGTGACAACCGACATGTCTGTGGGAGAACTCGTCGGCCTAGCCAACCAGATGCGAGGCATGCAAGGTTCAGCGTTTCAGACGGTGACGATGCCTGGTGCCCCGAAGCGCATCGGAAATGGCTCGTTCATTGTTGCTGATGAAGAGGCATTCGCTGCGATCCTAGCTAGAGTCAAGGCTGGACAGCCGCTCGAGGATCCTGCGAGTGCTCCGGCCACACAAGTAGCCCCCGAAGAGGTGTCTGTCGCTGTGCGAAATGGTGCAGGCATTGCTGGTGTTGCAAATGATGCAGCCGCCCGCTTGAGGGCTGGTCGCTACAATGTTGCCGATGTCGGGAACATGAACCAGTTCGTCTACGATGAGACCTTGGTAGTGTACAAAGCCGAGAACGAGCAACTGGCCCAGATGGTTCTTGCCACGATCGGGCAGGGTAGAGTCCTTCACTATCGCGGTATGTACGCATTCGACACCGACGTGCTCGTCGTCGTTGGCAAAGACTGGCAAATGGGTCGAACTCCGCCAAGCCGAGGGGCAACTCAGGATTGA
- a CDS encoding DUF354 domain-containing protein, with protein sequence MSDDYIGRPPRGRRARRPGRIDRLQPKTADALLQYGGRPQKVDRYPGLKEEYYLADFEPDSKVVDELGLDTDKIIVVLRTPPSLAAYHRMENTLFDEFLHIVAARPDVQGVVLLRTPEQRDGVAAIGADNLIIPNKVVDAQSLIYYADLVVSGGGTLNREAVALGTPAYTVFSGVMGAVDKDLIAQGRMSLPANASQIELVKKRHAGSRVSRDVGELVDRIAAVARKTSRPEKSGT encoded by the coding sequence ATGAGTGACGATTACATAGGTCGCCCACCTCGCGGGCGCAGAGCCAGACGCCCTGGCCGAATCGACAGGCTTCAGCCCAAAACCGCCGACGCGCTGCTCCAATACGGAGGAAGGCCCCAGAAGGTGGACCGGTATCCGGGACTCAAAGAAGAGTACTATCTGGCTGACTTCGAGCCGGATTCAAAGGTCGTGGACGAACTGGGACTGGATACCGACAAGATCATCGTGGTTCTTCGGACACCCCCGTCACTTGCCGCGTATCATCGCATGGAGAACACGCTGTTCGATGAGTTCTTGCACATTGTGGCTGCCCGTCCTGATGTACAGGGAGTCGTGCTCCTTCGCACCCCTGAACAGCGGGATGGCGTCGCCGCTATCGGTGCCGACAACCTCATAATCCCGAACAAGGTGGTCGATGCGCAGAGCTTGATATACTACGCCGACCTCGTTGTATCAGGCGGCGGAACACTCAACCGTGAAGCCGTTGCACTTGGCACCCCCGCCTATACTGTATTCAGTGGAGTCATGGGTGCGGTCGACAAGGATTTGATCGCACAGGGCAGGATGAGTCTGCCCGCCAACGCAAGCCAGATCGAATTAGTGAAGAAGCGGCACGCAGGCTCCCGTGTTTCTCGTGATGTCGGAGAACTGGTGGATAGGATCGCAGCTGTCGCAAGAAAGACATCCAGGCCCGAAAAGAGCGGTACATGA
- a CDS encoding cell wall-binding repeat-containing protein — protein sequence MSQWGARGFAEAGYGYVHILRHYYGSGGTDSNTAVSTVLPEPSRDVNLDRAANYDSGGNAGFTRQVWTLRPGNVGSGLTVRGGNATTTVPDGWSSFEASGSSIIFRGPGRAPQTFTGTIAVRGASGTPQLTQVREGTGQYGHTFVRFRGELRLTASGGRIKLINRVNMSEYLYGVVPREMPASWHLEALKAQAVAARAYSWTSGTDELYSTTESQVYGGHSRGENRANPTAHEHPRSSSAVDATVGRVVTYGGTSAAQIARTFYHSTSGGHTENSENVWVAALPHLRGVPDPYEVTTGASRHSWTRQTFTAAQVRDQLMRAGATASQIPTPLVSVRVTARGVSGRPTRVEFRSPTAVGTFSTNAQTQRFRNAFAWGDHWFYVNPKTSRIAGPDRFGTAVEASRRVFAPVAATPHIVARAAIIVNGHAPADMLPASSLAGAVGGAPILMVEQDSVPASTAAEIRRLGVSRVIVVGGTGVVSQSVSSELARIQGVSRVDRFAGVDRFETAANVAREVHRLAPTNRAIVVSGESVPDGIAAAGLAYACRLPVILVRPGLIPVHSAQALASITPSVSLVIGGTGVVSNSVTNQLTGARRIAAGANRFETASLLARHLVANEGFNARTVYVASGDTLVDALVFGPLTGHNRNPLLFASDYRLPPATRSEIDARSAVINRVFIAGGEGALSGWVQGQIEQVLE from the coding sequence ATGAGTCAATGGGGAGCGAGAGGTTTTGCCGAGGCCGGCTACGGTTACGTGCATATCCTGAGGCACTATTACGGTTCGGGAGGCACCGATTCTAACACTGCAGTTTCGACGGTCCTGCCGGAGCCCTCTCGGGATGTCAATCTGGATAGAGCGGCCAATTACGATAGCGGTGGCAACGCCGGATTCACAAGGCAGGTGTGGACTCTGCGACCGGGGAATGTCGGCTCTGGGCTAACGGTTCGCGGCGGTAATGCCACCACTACTGTCCCCGACGGATGGTCGAGTTTCGAGGCGTCGGGATCCAGTATCATCTTTAGAGGTCCGGGGCGCGCACCGCAAACATTCACAGGCACAATCGCCGTCCGGGGGGCTTCGGGAACACCACAGTTGACGCAGGTTAGGGAAGGTACGGGCCAGTACGGGCACACATTCGTGCGCTTCCGGGGTGAGTTGCGATTGACCGCATCTGGCGGCAGGATAAAACTCATCAACCGCGTCAACATGTCGGAATATCTCTACGGGGTTGTTCCCCGCGAGATGCCGGCCAGTTGGCATCTCGAAGCGCTGAAAGCTCAGGCCGTGGCAGCGCGAGCCTATTCATGGACTTCAGGAACGGACGAGCTGTATAGCACGACTGAGAGTCAGGTTTACGGGGGGCATTCCCGCGGGGAGAATAGGGCCAATCCGACAGCACACGAGCATCCAAGGTCTAGCAGCGCGGTCGATGCCACGGTTGGCCGAGTAGTCACCTATGGGGGCACCAGTGCCGCCCAGATCGCTCGCACCTTCTACCACTCCACCTCAGGTGGGCATACGGAGAACAGCGAGAACGTTTGGGTAGCGGCGCTGCCACACCTTCGTGGCGTTCCTGACCCGTATGAGGTTACCACCGGTGCATCTCGGCATTCTTGGACGCGTCAGACCTTCACTGCCGCACAAGTCAGAGACCAACTCATGCGCGCGGGTGCAACCGCTTCGCAGATCCCGACCCCGCTCGTGAGCGTGAGGGTCACAGCGCGCGGGGTGTCGGGTAGGCCAACCCGGGTTGAGTTCAGGAGCCCGACAGCCGTCGGCACGTTCAGCACCAACGCCCAGACCCAACGATTCAGGAATGCATTCGCCTGGGGGGATCACTGGTTCTACGTGAATCCAAAGACCTCGCGGATAGCTGGACCCGATCGATTCGGGACAGCGGTGGAGGCATCGAGACGGGTCTTCGCTCCAGTGGCAGCCACACCTCACATTGTTGCTAGGGCTGCGATCATCGTCAACGGACATGCTCCTGCCGATATGTTGCCTGCGTCCTCCCTGGCAGGCGCTGTCGGTGGTGCGCCGATCTTGATGGTGGAACAAGACAGCGTTCCGGCCTCGACAGCTGCAGAGATCAGACGATTAGGTGTATCCAGGGTGATAGTTGTGGGCGGTACCGGTGTGGTAAGCCAATCGGTAAGCTCCGAGTTGGCTCGCATCCAAGGTGTCAGCAGAGTTGATCGATTCGCAGGGGTAGATCGCTTCGAGACGGCTGCGAATGTGGCCCGAGAGGTGCATCGCCTGGCACCCACCAACAGGGCGATCGTAGTCAGCGGGGAGAGTGTGCCGGACGGTATCGCTGCGGCCGGATTGGCTTACGCGTGCAGACTTCCCGTCATCTTGGTCCGACCAGGATTGATTCCAGTCCACTCGGCGCAAGCTTTAGCGTCGATCACGCCCTCGGTGAGTCTGGTGATTGGCGGCACAGGGGTCGTATCCAATTCTGTGACAAACCAGCTGACTGGGGCTAGGAGGATAGCGGCGGGAGCGAATCGCTTCGAGACGGCTTCGCTTCTGGCCCGGCATCTTGTGGCCAACGAAGGATTCAATGCTAGAACGGTATATGTCGCTTCTGGGGATACGCTTGTTGATGCGTTGGTTTTCGGCCCCCTCACGGGGCACAATCGGAATCCGCTGCTGTTCGCAAGTGACTACCGGTTGCCACCCGCTACACGCTCGGAGATCGACGCAAGGTCTGCTGTCATCAATCGCGTATTCATTGCTGGCGGCGAAGGGGCTCTGTCCGGATGGGTCCAAGGGCAGATCGAGCAGGTGCTGGAGTGA
- a CDS encoding oligosaccharide repeat unit polymerase family protein, translated as MFANTEPNSLTKRLLSPFAVLLYVYVIYFLIGLTSIYGFVYPELSSLGTSIIGFYPSEKTLLLYAYAAVVLVFGYLLGKTIAERAEKAPIQQSKIDGGSPLRSLIERVRSLAIFQRYGVGFVAMLSGYMVAMSANLIQLYIGRLSLFDIATRWEQSPVLVFISALNIMFVPGLFIFARTRGQRILAAVLFCFAVVTLGLFGARNIPAKLIVSTFLALTWVLKPRMMVKIGVGFFLILVLVMGVIGAISKAGIYGSDATWQAAVALIYSDSVGTTYNLDRIVTLTPSDGVYGGALLKDSALALLPGLDAEYANFQLGNYLGGRQYFVIDGVHIERSVSLAPTLLGAPYADWGILGVVGQMLLLGLLFGYMQKRTDRAAWLIAPFVTMASYVINGVNAGVHNPYALAYLALAIGVCVLDAIAVRRMPWLYSISAHRRTK; from the coding sequence ATGTTCGCTAACACGGAGCCAAACTCACTAACGAAGCGACTGCTCTCCCCATTCGCGGTGCTGCTCTACGTCTATGTGATCTACTTTTTGATTGGATTGACCAGCATCTATGGGTTCGTCTATCCGGAGCTTTCAAGTCTGGGTACGAGCATCATCGGTTTTTACCCCAGCGAGAAGACTCTGCTGCTCTACGCATATGCCGCGGTGGTTCTTGTGTTCGGCTATCTTTTGGGCAAAACCATCGCCGAGAGGGCCGAGAAAGCACCCATTCAGCAGAGTAAGATTGACGGAGGATCACCCCTAAGATCGCTCATTGAGAGGGTGCGCTCCTTGGCGATATTCCAGCGCTACGGAGTGGGGTTCGTCGCAATGCTATCCGGTTACATGGTGGCCATGTCAGCCAACTTGATACAGCTATACATAGGGCGCCTGAGTCTGTTCGACATTGCCACGCGCTGGGAGCAAAGTCCGGTGCTTGTGTTCATCTCGGCACTCAACATAATGTTCGTGCCAGGGCTGTTTATTTTTGCACGCACGCGCGGCCAGCGAATTCTTGCGGCAGTACTCTTCTGCTTCGCAGTGGTCACATTAGGCTTGTTCGGTGCACGCAACATCCCGGCGAAGCTGATTGTTTCGACCTTCCTTGCCCTCACTTGGGTTCTGAAGCCGCGGATGATGGTCAAGATTGGAGTCGGGTTCTTTCTTATTCTGGTTCTTGTGATGGGGGTCATCGGAGCCATTTCCAAAGCAGGCATCTACGGATCGGATGCGACCTGGCAGGCTGCAGTAGCACTGATCTATTCCGACAGCGTCGGTACGACATATAACCTTGATCGAATAGTGACCCTGACCCCATCGGATGGAGTGTACGGAGGTGCGCTGCTGAAAGACAGTGCGCTGGCGTTGCTTCCTGGGTTGGACGCCGAATATGCCAATTTTCAACTGGGGAACTATCTGGGCGGGCGTCAATACTTTGTAATCGACGGCGTGCATATAGAGCGATCTGTGAGCCTTGCGCCGACGCTCCTTGGCGCCCCATACGCAGACTGGGGAATCTTGGGAGTTGTAGGCCAGATGCTTCTCCTGGGACTTCTTTTCGGATATATGCAGAAGAGGACAGACAGGGCCGCCTGGCTCATCGCCCCATTCGTGACAATGGCGAGTTATGTGATCAACGGTGTCAATGCGGGGGTACACAATCCCTACGCATTGGCATATTTGGCGCTAGCGATAGGAGTGTGCGTGCTTGATGCCATTGCTGTTCGCAGAATGCCATGGTTGTATTCGATTAGCGCACACCGGAGGACAAAATGA
- a CDS encoding DUF354 domain-containing protein, translating to MTNSPHVLVLRPIIDEFKRRGWDVSVTAREFAQTIPLLERFEIEHTVIGRHRGKRMVAKAWGMAARSAQMLSFGAGRGYDLALSHASNDLPVAARLLGIPHVTMFDYEFAKLSHSINVRFSTKSLIPDAIPADALLQYGGRPQKVDRYPGLKEEYYLADFEPDSKVVDELGLDTDKIIVVLRTPPSLAAYHRMENTLFDEFLHIVAARPDVQGVVLLRTPEQRDGVAAIGADNLIIPNKVVDAQSLIYYADLVVSGGGTLNREAVALGTPAYTVFSGVMGAVDKDLIAQGRMSLPANASQIELVKKRHAGSRVSRDVGELVDRIAAVARKTSRPEKSGT from the coding sequence ATGACCAACTCTCCACACGTCCTTGTGTTGCGCCCGATCATCGATGAGTTCAAGAGGCGCGGGTGGGACGTGTCGGTCACAGCGCGCGAATTCGCCCAGACCATCCCGTTGCTTGAGCGATTCGAGATCGAGCATACGGTTATTGGCAGACACCGCGGTAAGCGGATGGTCGCCAAAGCTTGGGGCATGGCAGCCCGCTCGGCCCAGATGCTTTCGTTCGGCGCCGGCCGAGGGTACGATCTGGCGCTGTCACATGCGAGCAACGACCTACCCGTGGCCGCGCGCCTTCTCGGCATTCCGCACGTGACGATGTTCGACTACGAGTTCGCTAAACTCTCGCACTCGATCAACGTCAGATTCTCGACCAAATCCCTGATACCGGATGCGATACCCGCCGACGCGCTGCTCCAATACGGAGGAAGGCCCCAGAAGGTGGACCGGTATCCGGGACTCAAAGAAGAGTACTATCTGGCTGACTTCGAGCCGGATTCAAAGGTCGTGGACGAACTGGGACTGGATACCGACAAGATCATCGTGGTTCTTCGGACACCCCCGTCACTTGCCGCGTATCATCGCATGGAGAACACGCTGTTCGATGAGTTCTTGCACATTGTGGCTGCCCGTCCTGATGTACAGGGAGTCGTGCTCCTTCGCACCCCTGAACAGCGGGATGGCGTCGCCGCTATCGGTGCCGACAACCTCATAATCCCGAACAAGGTGGTCGATGCGCAGAGCTTGATATACTACGCCGACCTCGTTGTATCAGGCGGCGGAACACTCAACCGTGAAGCCGTTGCACTTGGCACCCCCGCCTATACTGTATTCAGTGGAGTCATGGGTGCGGTCGACAAGGATTTGATCGCACAGGGCAGGATGAGTCTGCCCGCCAACGCAAGCCAGATCGAATTAGTGAAGAAGCGGCACGCAGGCTCCCGTGTTTCTCGTGATGTCGGAGAACTGGTGGATAGGATCGCAGCTGTCGCAAGAAAGACATCCAGGCCCGAAAAGAGCGGTACATGA
- a CDS encoding DegT/DnrJ/EryC1/StrS family aminotransferase, translating into MGVPLLDLKAQYMELKPELDSAIGEIMANAAFIGGPKVKELEDQIASYCGTKHAVACANGTDALFLILAAMGVGKGDEVITTPFTFFATVEAIAHVGATPVFVDIEPGTYNMDVSKLEAAITERTKAIMPVHIFGQCVDMDPLLDLARAHDLLVIEDACQAIGATYKGKKAGSLGHAAAFSFFPSKNLGCAGDGGIVTTDDEALAKKIRNLAQHGTTKKYFHDTFGTNSRLDSLQAAILLVKLPHLDVWNAQRREAAAIYDELLADVSALELPVTREFGEQVYHLYIVKTQTAEAAEQVMQALAAAGIGTALYYPLALHEQEVFTKKPDYIQPSLPVAESCDARTFALPAFPGITRAQIEQVVAVVKAAVA; encoded by the coding sequence ATGGGAGTACCCCTTCTTGACCTGAAAGCTCAATACATGGAGCTCAAGCCCGAGCTGGACTCAGCTATCGGCGAGATAATGGCCAATGCAGCGTTCATCGGCGGCCCGAAGGTCAAAGAACTTGAGGACCAGATCGCTAGCTATTGCGGCACCAAGCACGCCGTTGCTTGCGCGAACGGTACCGACGCTCTCTTCCTGATATTGGCTGCCATGGGGGTAGGCAAGGGCGACGAGGTCATTACGACTCCATTCACATTCTTCGCCACGGTTGAGGCGATCGCACATGTAGGCGCCACCCCGGTCTTTGTCGATATCGAGCCCGGAACCTACAACATGGACGTCTCGAAGCTCGAGGCGGCCATTACCGAGCGCACCAAGGCCATCATGCCCGTCCACATCTTCGGGCAGTGCGTGGACATGGATCCGCTGCTCGATTTAGCCCGCGCACACGACCTGCTCGTTATCGAGGACGCATGCCAGGCTATCGGCGCGACGTACAAGGGAAAGAAGGCGGGCTCTCTAGGACATGCTGCGGCGTTCTCCTTCTTCCCCAGCAAGAACCTCGGTTGTGCCGGAGACGGCGGGATTGTTACCACCGATGATGAGGCGCTGGCCAAGAAGATCCGCAACCTCGCGCAGCATGGGACGACGAAGAAGTACTTCCATGACACCTTTGGCACCAACAGCAGACTCGATTCCCTGCAGGCTGCGATATTACTGGTCAAGTTGCCGCATCTGGATGTGTGGAATGCGCAGCGCCGAGAAGCCGCAGCGATCTACGACGAGCTTCTGGCCGACGTGTCGGCGTTGGAGCTACCGGTGACGCGTGAGTTCGGCGAGCAGGTATACCACCTCTACATCGTCAAAACCCAAACGGCCGAGGCTGCAGAGCAGGTCATGCAGGCCTTGGCTGCTGCGGGAATCGGTACCGCACTTTACTATCCACTAGCCTTGCACGAGCAAGAGGTGTTCACGAAGAAGCCGGACTACATCCAGCCTTCTTTGCCCGTGGCGGAGTCGTGCGATGCCCGGACTTTCGCTCTTCCCGCGTTCCCGGGGATTACCCGAGCCCAGATCGAGCAAGTCGTGGCAGTGGTGAAGGCGGCGGTAGCGTGA